The DNA window cagtacttaatgcagctggtggccacaccagatactgactgttacttttgatccccccctctttgttcagggacacattattccatttctgttggtcacatgtctgtttatgtctcaattgttgaatcttgttaattccatacaaatatttacacgttaagtttgctgaaaataaacacagttgacagtgagaggacgttttcttttttttgctAAGTTTACAATGCTTCCTCTGCAGTTCAATCTCGATGGAGAGTAATAACTTGAAAAAGAGACCATATTAAAGTCAGCACTTCTGTGAATATTATTGTCCCATGTTACTTACCAACTGAGGCAAACCGTACTGATCCTTTGGTCCATATACATTTCCTAAGATGAGACAATCACAGGTCATTGCAGGACACAGACCTTGGTTGGACAGGTCATGTCAAGAGAGCACCCACAGTAGTTTCAGCCGTTTACATAAATGAATGGCTTTCAAGGGCATACATGCTAATTGTACCATGTACCACAGTGCAGGTGGCTGCCTTCACAGCTGGCTAATACTCGAATGCGTAATGACCATTGCTCAAAGATAATGACTATtatctaactagctagctagctgatatATATGCATTAACTTAACTGCCCATTGCTTTGGAAACGAAACATTTCACCATTCAAATTGTTTAGCTAGCTGGTTTGTTAGCTGTTATGCTAAGTtagttacctttatttaaccttgcACAAAATCGGTGCATATTAAAAAATAATTATGTTAACTACGTTAGTTATGTTGAAATACACGACACAAGATAGTGACTTAGTGGTTTTGGCTATATAATATTAACGTTACTTGTTTAACACTAAGATGATAACTACAATATTCTGATGCACGTTCGACTTGCTGTCTAGCGACGCTAGCTAGTTGGCCTAGACAAGAAGCTATAAACATTTTTCTTTTCTTCTTAGCAGTTCATTTATTTTGAATAGATAACTTGCAGTAATAGTAAACATAACATGCGACAAGCATTATCGACTTACTGTTGAAATATTCTTAGACCCTGTAGGGTTTGAACTTTCAGGACAGCAAACATGTCTGCTGTCTAACAAACTGTCCAGTAGCAGCCGAATGAGGAAATGATAAGCGTTTGTCTTTATGAAATCGATTGTTTTGATTTACCAATTAAGCCTTAGCTAGTTACGATACTGCATTTTATAATAAGTATTAACTAGAGTTGATCGGTGGGACTGCTATTCTATGAAATTATAAAACTAAAACATGCTCTAGTTTGGTGAAAATAACAAATGCAGAGTGATGTCAAAAATGAAGTTCCATTTGCTAAGACTGTCTCTCTTGGGTACCCGTAAGATGATCAACCAATAGAAAAAGTCGAGACGGAGGTGGGGTCTCTGCGTTTCcgttagttaccacagccacaaagtaaaatCGGTCTATATGTTAAAAATGTACGAAAACCAACATTtactttttggtcttaatttaaggtaagggttaggcataatgttagcagtgtggttagggttaggttaaaaatcaagaagataaattgtagaaatagacGAGGTTTGTGGCGTGTTTTATCTAGTGTCAATCGGGTCTCTGGACTGGCCGTGCTTTGCGGGGTCCTTGAGTGTCCCTACGATTGAAATTGAAATGTAAAATGGTTATGTTTATGGTTAGTGTTTAAGGTCGGGAAATACTAAGGATCACGAATAGCGCTAACCCTCAGGAGAGGTCACAGAGAGGTTCAAGACCGAATTAACAATGTTTTACAGAATTATATGTTTTTGGGCAGTGTGTTTTTATAAAAAGGCGTATACATGCATTTGATGATAATGTATTTCAATCCAGCTGGATAAAGCCACACGGGAATGTATGCACTATTCAAACCAGAATATAATCTCCAAACATCAAAATTCTAAAAAATGTACACAGAGCTTTCCTATAAGTGTTAACCACATTCACATATTTTTTTACTGTAATAATGTTATTTATATTTTCTTTGCAGAAATATTTCATATTTAAAAACAACAATAGTGTCTAATTGGCAATGGATAAAAAAACATTTAGGAAATACAAAACATGGCTATAAAAAGTGTTCATGTTTTTTGCATGAAGCATTCTCAGATCCTGTCATAGCCAGCTTGTCTGTGGTGGTCCCGGATTATCAGGAATGACAGGACAGCAATCAGCAAGAGCCCCACAACCGTGGCACCACAAATAATGGGAATGATCTTCTTGATGAAATCAGCCCTGCACTCAACCTCTGAAATGTCATAAGGGGGACATTAGAAAACTACATCTGGATCTTAGCACTTTGAATAATTGTTTTTGATGGGCTGAAAGGACAAAACATTACGTTTACAATGTTACATTTCAAAGCATTAAACCATATATAACCTTACAGTAAAATCATAAATAAAATGGTTTTGTAAATCGTGAACAGAAAGGCCCCAGTTAAAGTGACCTACCCTCTCCAAAATTCCCATTGGTGAGTTTGAAAGCTTGGAACTGAAGAGACACAATCTTCACTCGAAGGTTCTCAGACAGATGAAACTCGGTCTGAGAGTAGCATTTGAGGCTGCGGCCAGCGGCAGTTGGGAACAGCTTCTCATGTTCTATTACCCCAGAATAGTTTTTAATTCCTAATTGTGGAAGAACAAGATCAGCCTTGTTTTTCTGACAATGACATCTGTAGAAAAAGATATATGCATTTGTTTCACATCATGTGTCTATTTTGTGAGATGATAATGGTTAACTTACCTTTGCCTGGTGCCAAATTACCTGTGATCTTTGACACATAGGTCAGGTTCCCTTCCTGTGGGTAGACAAATACTTAAGTGTTTATTCAAAGCCAAACATGCAAATCATCATGCAAATGT is part of the Oncorhynchus keta strain PuntledgeMale-10-30-2019 chromosome 26, Oket_V2, whole genome shotgun sequence genome and encodes:
- the LOC118359105 gene encoding lysosome-associated membrane glycoprotein 3-like — translated: MHRETILFLLVVIIMAYPFTGNSLMTAALDPKPTEQANLPQRPVLQPKETVPVTGNYVLKDPTGTSCIKLSMGVEYVVIEKKKPSYFNLDPTTTKTTGRCAEKESVLSLAFLGKGGDLNLTFEKEGNLTYVSKITGNLAPGKGIKNYSGVIEHEKLFPTAAGRSLKCYSQTEFHLSENLRVKIVSLQFQAFKLTNGNFGEEVECRADFIKKIIPIICGATVVGLLLIAVLSFLIIRDHHRQAGYDRI